The region AACAGTTATTTGTGTGACATGTGTTGGACACCGCACATTTTATTCTTGACGTACCTCTCAAAAAGACCTAAAATGAGGATCTTAAATCTCCTGCAACGCTGACGAGCCTTTGCAGGTTTTTTTGATTGGTTGCTTGATAAGCGCAGCGAATCTAGCAACCATCAATCCCACGAAGCTTTAGCGAAGTGGGATGTTGGTATTCGTGATATAATAATAAACGTTAATCCCCCCTGTGAGAGCTTCGGCTGTTTGCAGGGGTTATTTTTTCTGATATTTCGGCGTCTCTTCAAGAATTACTTTCGTGATCACTCTTGTTCTGGAACAACCTTTTGTCATTGCGCTACTAAGCGAATTCTCAAAACCAACATAAACCACTTCTTTTCCTATTGTACGGGCTTCTTCAACCGCCGGGAGTAAATCAGTGTCAGAAGATACTAAGAAACAAGAATCATAAGTGCTGGTAAGAGCCCCACGTTGAATCTCTAATGCCATTCTTACGTCAACTCCCTTCTCGTGATAAATGCTACCTGTTTTCAATAAATATCCCCTCTTGATTATAATCTTTTGTTGTTCCAATAAGTAAAACAGGGCCTGCTGATTAGCGAAAAGTAGTTTGGATTTTGCGTCTCCGCGAATATTGATTACTTCACCGACACAATAAAGAATGTCCATTTTGTGAATACCAATATCTAAAACTTTTGATAAGAGTTGACGGTAATCTACATGAGATAAATGAACAGTTGGGGCTAATTTCTTGGCTTTGTGATAAAAATTACTGCCATCAATTATTACCAGATTTCTAGATGCTGATTTAGACACACAAAAATAATATCACAAATGAACGATCGACTTCGCCTCACTAATGAATTAAAAACTCCCAGGTCCTGTTACAGAGCTGGGAGGGGTTAGCAATATCAAGACTTAATAGCATTTTAGCAACATTTTGTCTTCTGTCAACAACTTGTGAAACCCCTAGAGTTTAGTCATAATCGCCTAATGACATCATCGGAAATGATTCAAAAAGCGATGCACTATGCCTATCAACCGGAAGCCTGCAACGAGGGCGACGTGGCCTGTTTACAAGAGTCGACCTCGCAAAACTGCTTGATTAACTCTAAAAGAGCCTTGCGGTTTTTAGCTAATAACTACGGTGATAATTTTAACCAGCTGATGATTTTGCAAACCAGCATTGACAGCCCTGCGCACCGTTTTAAAAGTAGTGTTTGGCAGTATCACGCTTATTTTCTGGCCTGTGACAATATGGGACAGTGGTTTGCCGGCTCCCCCGCTAATTACGACCCGGGAGAAGACATTAATAGACTAACTAATTTCTTTACCGCCGACAATTTAACGGAAATTATTAAGCAGATTCAGGATTTAGACGGCGGCGAGTGGCCCGAAGCCGGTACTCCGCCGCTACCTGCGTTACTAAATCAAACCGATCGGCTTGCGAGTATAAATTTAAAATGAGTGACAAGTCGGCTTTACCGGTACAAGCAATTTCCTTAGCTAGCGGCAAGGCCGCCTCTTCATCATACGAACTACGCAGCAACGAAGTAAACAACGGTTTTAGTAAATCGCGCACTACTGAATCTTTGGAACTGTTAATGCGTTCGCCAAGGACTAACAATTCCGGTATCGTCAGTCCCACAAATACCTTGGTGCGATCTTCGGAGGCCACGCTAACTAAAATCTCCACTTGTTCGTTAGGATCCTCAATTTGTGAAAACCCACCTCTAGCTTCTTGGATTTGCGCCCCGTCTAAAAAGGCCGCCATCCGTGCCCGCAAATCAGCTTCAATAGTTAAATCCTCATTAGAACCAAGAATAACCGGGGGCTTTACCTGAGTTTTGTAATAGTCAACTATCTGCCGGGCCGCCCGGTAATGACCTTTACTAATATAAAAATCTTGAATATCTGACAAGGCGTAATATTGAACCGCATACTCGGCTGCAACCGGATATAATAGAGTCGCCGCCTCCTCGCTAGCTATAGCGGCTTCCAGCATTGGCTTTGGGTCCAAAGCCACTTCCGCCAAAAGTAGCAGGTCATTAAAAGATTTCGATTCTACTAAATATTGAGATAACTCGCTTCGTCGCTCATCAGAAAGCCCAGCGGCCACCTGAAGTCCGTAGTAACTAATTTCCCGCTCGCCGGTGATAGCGTTCTCTCTAAAAAGTTTCTGGTAGTGATCTTCGTTCTGTGTGACTTGCGTGTTACCGTTAATAAAGGAGCTCTCCGCCGCCGCTAAAGTCGTAATCATATTGACCGCATCGGCCGGTTGTTCAGCTAGTAGACGCTCAAGGCCATTCCAATAGGGAGTTCGCTTGTTTGCAACTAGGAATTGATGGACCCGTTCGGCTAAATTGGGGTCAAGATCGGGACCAAGGTCTCTAGCTAGTTTGTAAATTGCCAGAGGATCAGCTTTTCCAAATTTGAGTAAGTCATCCAGATCATTAATCGCTTCAGAAATATCGCCGTTGGCGACGGCCGACTCACCATCGAGAGTCAAGAAATGGGCCTTTTCGGCAGGACTACGCAATTCAATTTCGGTGTAAGCTCCAGCCTTTTGAAGAGCCTCGCGAATATTTGTAGCCGCCTCCGGATAATTAACTTCCATAAAACCGGCTATTTTTAAGGCCGCCGCCGGATTAACATTAAGCAACTCCTGAGCTTCAGCCAAAGCCACTTCTGGCTGACCGGCTGCCAGGGCCACCGCCCCCGCGAATTCTTTGTCTTGATAACGTTCCCGCAGCAAATCAATATAGCGCTCAGCCAATTCCGGATGATCCTTAGCAAGCATAGCAGACAAGGCGGCTGCCTCCTCACCATGGTCTTCCGAAAAAGTCCGGTTAATAACTTTAATGGCCATTTCCGGCGAACCAGTGGCTAGATCTTCAAAGGTTGACAAGACTGCCTGCAGATTTTCGGCCGACTCTTCGTCATTTTTACTGGTTAGATATTTTACTGCTGAAAGTTCAGATGAACTTAATTTGCTTTCATCAAAAGGACTAGAGGCACCTTTTGACCACTTTTCCTGTGACTCTGACGCTGCCCAGTCTGATAGCCCAGGTAAACTATTAGATTTTACGTCACTAGAACCCACGCTCATTAAATTAGCCGCGTGAGTATCATACTTAGATAGAGTTGACGAAGCCTCGTGAGTATCATGACGAGCTTTAGTAGCCTCCGCGGCTA is a window of candidate division WWE3 bacterium DNA encoding:
- a CDS encoding NYN domain-containing protein produces the protein MSKSASRNLVIIDGSNFYHKAKKLAPTVHLSHVDYRQLLSKVLDIGIHKMDILYCVGEVINIRGDAKSKLLFANQQALFYLLEQQKIIIKRGYLLKTGSIYHEKGVDVRMALEIQRGALTSTYDSCFLVSSDTDLLPAVEEARTIGKEVVYVGFENSLSSAMTKGCSRTRVITKVILEETPKYQKK